One window from the genome of Synergistales bacterium encodes:
- a CDS encoding GntR family transcriptional regulator yields the protein MEEDLGEIIKATVYDGSAVSYIYNVLKRAIFTGALEGTTRLRQEEIARRFGVSSIPVREAFKQLQAEGLVEIVPRRGAFVTELTTPEIQEIYEIRQLLEVGALRFSFNSISNSEINSAKDCIDQMESTEDELQWCELNEKFHDLLYCSSGKKMIVDLLKNLRNRVNRYVVAYLRAMRTESEHEHRRIYEALISRDIDLASRELEQHLKNAMDAIVASKEGAVKPLR from the coding sequence ATGGAAGAGGATTTGGGAGAGATAATAAAGGCGACTGTCTATGATGGTTCGGCAGTATCGTATATATACAATGTCCTTAAAAGGGCGATTTTTACCGGAGCCCTTGAGGGGACTACAAGGTTGCGGCAAGAGGAGATTGCAAGACGTTTTGGTGTGAGCTCCATTCCGGTGAGGGAAGCTTTCAAACAGCTCCAGGCCGAGGGACTGGTAGAGATTGTTCCGCGGCGGGGTGCCTTCGTTACAGAATTAACAACACCGGAGATACAGGAGATATACGAGATACGCCAGCTTTTGGAAGTAGGAGCCCTGCGGTTTTCATTTAATTCTATAAGCAATAGTGAAATAAATAGCGCGAAAGATTGTATAGATCAGATGGAGTCCACAGAGGATGAATTGCAATGGTGTGAGCTGAATGAGAAATTCCACGACTTACTTTATTGTTCCAGTGGAAAAAAGATGATCGTCGATTTATTGAAAAACTTACGCAATCGTGTCAATCGATATGTCGTGGCCTATCTACGGGCTATGCGCACCGAGTCGGAACATGAACACCGGCGCATCTACGAGGCGCTGATCAGCCGGGATATCGACTTGGCTTCACGGGAGTTGGAGCAGCACCTCAAGAATGCGATGGACGCCATTGTCGCAAGCAAGGAAGGTGCTGTAAAGCCGCTGCGCTGA
- a CDS encoding serine hydrolase, whose translation MFVCTLLSVALFPHLPASAAEDGSLATILDETVREEMERQEIPGVAYALVSGDRVVHRGCFGTRKLGEEGIDWQVDRETVFQIGSATKAFTATLTATLVEEDAIGWEDRVTDHLPGFRLKDSFAQEDFRIFDLMAQHSGLPGYALDMMPALGYEGDDAVKALRYVEPASPFRSEYAYQNILFLYVADLIEKTTGESWNKNIEARIANPLELDSVGATWEAFVDTGDNMAWLHRMTLDGTEMLPLDWPWQDWVYRVSPAGAIHLDIDDFARWLRVQINRGSVDGTRILPAEQMDYLTAPKTLISVGGGGSYAYCLGWLREESPNGVDIVWHNGATLGAHSIIGFLPDHGVGIAVLTNQSGNLLPELMLQTLGAHLAGKGTEIPAGIAAPLRATNRTASKGALPAQEIDTYSGTYDSPIYGTLKVTGEGEDLTARFETPRPLETALTPLSEDVFAGEWDFLPDPAIRLSFQGGEGGKPAAVTVDVLDDGQGMGRFDREDSDGGGGCAAGGTLPAAVLLLLPLALTTFRNH comes from the coding sequence TTGTTTGTATGCACCCTTTTGTCGGTCGCTCTCTTCCCTCATCTTCCCGCCAGCGCCGCCGAAGATGGTTCGTTGGCAACAATCCTGGACGAAACCGTCCGGGAGGAGATGGAACGACAGGAGATCCCCGGGGTGGCCTACGCGCTGGTCTCCGGCGACCGGGTGGTCCACCGGGGCTGCTTCGGCACACGCAAGCTGGGTGAAGAGGGGATCGACTGGCAGGTGGACAGGGAGACGGTCTTCCAGATCGGCTCGGCCACCAAAGCCTTCACGGCCACGCTGACGGCGACGCTCGTGGAGGAGGACGCCATCGGCTGGGAGGACCGCGTGACCGACCACCTCCCGGGGTTCCGGCTGAAGGACAGCTTCGCCCAGGAGGATTTCCGCATCTTCGACCTCATGGCCCAGCACAGCGGCCTGCCGGGATACGCACTGGACATGATGCCGGCACTGGGCTACGAGGGCGATGACGCCGTCAAAGCCCTGCGCTACGTGGAACCGGCCAGCCCCTTCCGTTCGGAGTACGCCTACCAGAACATCCTCTTCCTCTATGTTGCCGACCTCATCGAGAAGACCACCGGCGAGAGCTGGAACAAAAACATCGAGGCGCGAATCGCGAACCCCCTGGAGCTGGACAGTGTCGGCGCCACCTGGGAGGCGTTCGTGGATACAGGGGACAACATGGCCTGGCTCCACCGCATGACGCTGGACGGGACCGAGATGCTCCCCCTGGACTGGCCCTGGCAGGACTGGGTCTACAGGGTCAGCCCTGCGGGGGCGATCCATCTGGATATCGACGATTTCGCCCGGTGGCTGCGTGTGCAGATCAACCGGGGAAGCGTGGACGGTACGCGGATCCTCCCGGCGGAACAGATGGACTACCTCACCGCCCCGAAGACGCTGATCTCTGTCGGCGGCGGCGGCAGCTACGCCTACTGTCTGGGCTGGCTGCGCGAGGAATCCCCCAACGGGGTGGACATCGTCTGGCACAACGGCGCAACCCTGGGCGCCCACAGCATCATCGGTTTCCTCCCGGACCACGGCGTCGGCATCGCCGTCCTCACCAACCAGTCCGGAAACCTCCTCCCCGAGCTGATGCTGCAGACGCTGGGCGCCCATCTGGCCGGGAAGGGTACGGAGATACCCGCAGGGATCGCCGCTCCGCTGCGCGCTACGAACCGGACCGCATCGAAGGGCGCCCTTCCCGCACAGGAGATCGACACCTACAGCGGCACCTACGACAGCCCCATCTACGGGACACTGAAAGTCACCGGCGAAGGGGAGGATCTGACGGCGCGCTTCGAGACACCCAGGCCGCTGGAGACAGCCCTGACACCCCTCAGCGAGGACGTCTTTGCCGGGGAGTGGGATTTCCTGCCCGATCCGGCGATACGCCTTTCCTTCCAGGGCGGCGAAGGCGGCAAGCCCGCTGCCGTCACGGTGGATGTGCTGGACGACGGTCAGGGCATGGGGCGCTTCGACCGGGAGGATTCCGACGGAGGCGGCGGCTGTGCCGCCGGTGGGACCCTCCCGGCGGCCGTACTGCTCCTGCTGCCGCTCGCGCTGACCACGTTCAGAAACCATTGA
- a CDS encoding DNA gyrase subunit B: MNAAARQYSAKDIQILEGLTAVRKRPSMYIGDTGTRGLHHLVYEVVDNSLDEALAGHCDQVTVTVHGDNSVSIEDNGRGIPVDIHPHRGKAAAEVVLTVLHAGGKFDNKSYQVSGGLHGVGVSVVNALSSWLRLTIHREGHIWYQEYKEGFPQDDLAKQEETGTNGTTIHFLPDPTIFSESEFSWDLLSSRLRELAFLNPGILIRLRDKREDKAADFQYEGGIKSFVEYLNRGKDTLFKKPVHVTGEREGTVVDIALQYNDSFLERIFAFANLIHTVEGGTHVSGFRTALTRAINEGARREKFLKEKDANLTGEDLREGLTTVISVKLQEPQFEGQTKTKLGNGEMKGIVDSILYDGLISHFDDHPEVLKVVVEKALRARQAREAAKKARDLVRRKSAMSGLDLPGKLADCSSKKPEESEIYIVEGDSAGGSAKQGRDRNFQAILPLRGKILNVEKSRLDKALGSKEIRAIIQALGCGIGDDFDHSKLRYHRLIIMSVDGAEQTFVRTPEGNTKSVQVGTFIDGLLERRANPSRYEILCFDPNTGTVRFKTIKNVIAHSHNEPLYRIHAAYGRSVTVTGEHSVFVRDEEGKAVLKRGDEIAAGDVLACPATFPEPQERPERLDLIAALLHSDLPLDEEIVLRGESVREYQKAMVRAEHADTPQLVEERVAIPTVVGTRLREHRKALPLTGKELCEAVGIQQPVTFYAWENGTSRPTVSHFESYCRTLDFDPSGCEEKVTYVKSALERGWEEYDRGSHRNRIRPSIGLKDLDVEHLEQMGDDLTLTPRHYADEAIPRHIPVNAELMELLGFFVAEGAISMRNGIRLAIGKRNEPYVGRISEAIRNVFGIDPTYYPGTFQRASELRILNRVVFAVFRHVFGFDGVKSWTKRVPDLVFNVGGDLRTRFLKGYFMGDGTLSRNMASFTTTSRTLAEQLLYLLLGQGIIAGMHSKEPTGASSGLIRGKEVYTKHTAYTVTISGREAMRSALPIWEDHAKAGTTLEWMRTCGGNGSPGAALPMEGDLIGFPVRSVEQRNGGGERVYDFSVEGDETFICGTGGVCCHNTDADVDGAHIRTLLLTLFYRYMPELIEHGNLYVAQPPLYRLQAGKRIEYCFTEKERREISKSMNGKKINLQRYKGLGEMNPDQLWETTMDPATRVVKQVEVEDAVAADEFFSILMGDKVEPRREFIESHAREVRNLDV, translated from the coding sequence ATGAACGCAGCGGCGCGCCAGTACAGCGCCAAGGACATACAGATCCTGGAAGGCCTCACCGCCGTCCGCAAGCGGCCGAGCATGTACATCGGCGACACAGGCACCAGGGGGCTCCACCACCTGGTCTACGAGGTGGTGGACAACTCCCTGGACGAGGCGCTGGCCGGGCATTGCGACCAGGTCACCGTCACCGTCCACGGCGACAACAGCGTCTCCATCGAGGACAACGGCCGGGGGATCCCCGTGGACATCCATCCCCACAGGGGCAAGGCGGCCGCGGAGGTGGTGCTCACCGTTCTCCACGCCGGCGGGAAGTTCGACAACAAGTCCTACCAGGTCTCCGGCGGGCTGCACGGCGTGGGGGTCTCGGTGGTCAACGCCCTCTCCAGCTGGCTCCGCCTCACCATCCACCGGGAGGGCCACATCTGGTACCAGGAATATAAGGAGGGCTTCCCCCAGGACGACCTGGCCAAACAGGAGGAGACCGGTACCAACGGCACCACCATCCACTTCCTGCCGGACCCGACGATCTTCAGCGAGAGCGAGTTCTCCTGGGACCTGCTGAGCTCCCGGCTGCGGGAGCTGGCCTTCCTCAATCCCGGCATCCTGATCAGGCTCCGGGACAAACGGGAGGACAAGGCGGCGGACTTCCAGTACGAAGGCGGCATCAAATCCTTCGTGGAGTACCTCAACAGGGGCAAGGACACCCTCTTCAAGAAACCCGTGCATGTCACAGGGGAACGGGAAGGAACGGTCGTGGATATCGCCCTCCAGTACAACGACAGCTTTCTGGAGCGGATCTTCGCGTTCGCCAACCTCATCCATACGGTGGAAGGCGGCACCCACGTCTCGGGCTTCCGCACCGCCCTGACCCGGGCCATCAACGAAGGAGCCCGGCGGGAGAAGTTCCTCAAGGAGAAGGACGCCAACCTCACCGGCGAGGATCTCCGGGAGGGGCTCACCACGGTGATCTCCGTGAAGCTCCAGGAACCCCAGTTCGAGGGACAGACCAAGACCAAGCTGGGCAACGGGGAGATGAAAGGCATCGTGGACTCCATCCTCTACGACGGTCTGATCTCCCACTTCGACGACCATCCGGAGGTACTCAAGGTGGTGGTGGAGAAGGCCCTTCGGGCCAGACAGGCCCGGGAGGCGGCCAAGAAGGCCCGGGATCTGGTGCGCCGCAAATCGGCCATGTCAGGCCTCGATCTGCCGGGCAAACTGGCCGACTGCTCAAGCAAGAAACCCGAAGAGAGCGAGATCTATATCGTCGAGGGCGACAGCGCCGGCGGCAGCGCCAAGCAGGGCCGGGACCGGAACTTCCAGGCCATCCTGCCCCTGCGGGGCAAGATCCTCAACGTGGAGAAATCCCGTCTCGACAAGGCCCTGGGGAGCAAGGAGATCCGGGCCATCATCCAGGCCCTGGGCTGCGGCATCGGCGACGACTTCGACCACTCCAAGCTCCGTTACCACCGGCTGATCATCATGAGCGTCGACGGAGCAGAGCAGACCTTTGTCAGGACCCCTGAAGGAAACACGAAATCGGTTCAGGTTGGGACATTCATCGACGGCCTTCTCGAGCGCCGGGCGAATCCCTCTCGGTACGAGATCCTCTGTTTTGACCCGAACACGGGAACCGTCCGTTTCAAAACAATAAAGAATGTCATTGCCCACAGCCATAATGAACCGCTCTACCGGATACACGCCGCCTACGGTCGTTCCGTCACCGTCACCGGGGAACACAGCGTCTTTGTCCGGGATGAAGAGGGCAAAGCCGTCCTCAAGCGCGGTGACGAGATCGCAGCCGGAGATGTGCTCGCCTGCCCCGCCACGTTCCCGGAACCGCAGGAACGCCCCGAACGCCTCGACCTCATCGCGGCGCTGCTCCACAGCGACCTTCCTCTTGACGAGGAGATCGTGCTCCGCGGAGAATCCGTGAGGGAATACCAGAAAGCGATGGTTCGCGCGGAGCACGCCGACACGCCGCAGCTGGTCGAGGAGCGGGTTGCGATCCCCACTGTAGTGGGAACCCGTCTCCGGGAACACCGGAAAGCGCTCCCTCTCACCGGCAAAGAGCTCTGCGAGGCCGTGGGTATACAGCAACCTGTCACCTTCTACGCCTGGGAAAACGGAACAAGCCGTCCCACAGTCAGCCATTTCGAGAGCTACTGCCGCACTCTGGACTTCGATCCCTCAGGTTGCGAAGAAAAGGTCACCTACGTCAAAAGCGCCCTTGAGCGGGGATGGGAGGAATACGACCGGGGAAGCCACCGGAACCGTATCCGTCCATCCATAGGGCTGAAAGACCTCGATGTGGAACATCTGGAACAAATGGGCGATGATCTGACACTCACGCCGCGCCATTACGCTGACGAAGCCATCCCCCGGCACATACCAGTCAATGCGGAATTGATGGAGCTCCTCGGTTTCTTCGTCGCCGAAGGTGCGATCAGCATGCGTAACGGGATACGGCTGGCCATCGGGAAACGCAACGAACCCTATGTCGGGCGGATCAGCGAAGCGATACGGAATGTCTTCGGCATCGACCCCACCTACTATCCCGGCACCTTCCAGCGCGCGTCGGAACTCCGCATTCTGAACCGCGTTGTCTTCGCCGTCTTCCGGCATGTATTCGGCTTTGATGGTGTAAAAAGCTGGACAAAACGCGTGCCGGATCTGGTCTTCAATGTGGGTGGCGACCTGCGCACTCGCTTTCTTAAGGGCTATTTCATGGGAGACGGCACGCTGTCGCGGAACATGGCCTCCTTCACGACAACATCAAGGACGCTTGCCGAACAGCTGCTCTACCTGCTCCTGGGACAGGGCATTATAGCGGGAATGCACAGCAAGGAGCCGACCGGCGCATCAAGCGGCCTGATCAGGGGGAAAGAGGTGTATACGAAACACACCGCCTATACCGTCACCATCTCCGGCAGAGAGGCGATGCGGTCGGCACTCCCCATCTGGGAAGACCACGCGAAGGCCGGCACAACCCTCGAGTGGATGCGCACATGTGGAGGGAACGGCTCTCCAGGGGCAGCCCTTCCGATGGAGGGGGACCTGATCGGCTTCCCGGTTCGTTCGGTGGAACAGCGCAACGGAGGGGGGGAACGGGTCTACGACTTCTCCGTCGAGGGTGACGAAACCTTTATCTGCGGAACCGGCGGGGTCTGCTGCCACAATACAGACGCCGATGTGGACGGAGCGCACATCAGAACACTGCTGCTGACACTCTTCTACCGGTACATGCCGGAGCTCATCGAACACGGCAACCTCTACGTGGCCCAGCCGCCGCTCTACCGCCTCCAGGCCGGGAAGCGCATCGAGTACTGCTTCACCGAGAAGGAGCGGCGCGAGATCAGCAAGTCCATGAACGGGAAGAAGATCAACCTCCAGCGCTACAAGGGGCTGGGGGAGATGAATCCCGACCAGCTCTGGGAGACCACGATGGACCCCGCCACCAGGGTGGTCAAGCAGGTGGAGGTGGAAGACGCCGTGGCGGCCGACGAGTTCTTCAGCATTCTCATGGGAGACAAGGTGGAGCCCCGGCGGGAGTTCATCGAATCCCACGCCAGGGAGGTCCGCAACCTGGACGTCTGA